One window of Dysidea avara chromosome 11, odDysAvar1.4, whole genome shotgun sequence genomic DNA carries:
- the LOC136237751 gene encoding uncharacterized protein, producing the protein MTPSCFPFSFRHGLVIRDNYIYQNGRVGISWSGMGDGKTVGSGTVVYNNHVEVAAGTTCWSHDGKKKMTGHDTNENRGYNQKGYGSNVTLNSGHINRQKAADTPYMTVDGEGILQQSMNGNDGLRNMWYKNDLSGGSTGYLAFYNLYNVEYNHLIDNVAAAGEFIGVVTDSMHNNVKNNLCQGNKPKCKGI; encoded by the exons ATGACACCATCTTGCTTCCCTTTTAGTTTCAGACATGGACTAGTTATCCGTGATAACTACATCTACCAGAATGGACGTGTTGGAATATCCTGGAGTGGAATGGGAGATGGGAAAACTGTCGGATCAGGTACTGTAGTTTACAACAATCACGTAGAGGTGGCAGCTGGTACTACATGTTGGTCCCATGATGGTAAGAAGAAAATGACAGGCCATGACACTAATGAAAACCGAGGATATAATCAAAAAGGATATGGCAGTAATGTTACTTTAAACTCAGGACATATCAATAGACAAAAAGCTGCCGATACTCCTTACATGACAGTCGATGGAGAGGGCATTCTTCAACAGTCTATGAATGGAAATGATGGCCTTCGTAACATGTGGTACAAGAATGATCTGTCTGGAGGCAGTACAGGTTATCTTGCCTTCTACAACCTGTACAATGTTGAATACAACCACCTCATA GATAATGTTGCTGCAGCTGGTGAGTTTATCGGTGTAGTGACTGACTCAATGCACAACAATGTCAAGAACAATCTCTGCCAAGGAAATAAGCCAAAATGCAAAggaatatag
- the LOC136238534 gene encoding uncharacterized protein isoform X1 — MAARYPLREVNITADDCPSLKDLHNHVVPGAAVKWRDLGVQLLDPTSGDMLDIIEKDNQNDVKECCKRMLQKWLKKTPDASWNQLLEALRSPDVELNHLANQIEQEFMKKSISAGSSKSCREVTTNSLHKIEVELAKMTTKIGEALDRSNMLVATFTNQLQGIPSDSSKKVSIFDEEKINSVDQVGHIWLDKDIPVTDRHKGVAVIIGNSYTREDVLPIAKRKLHSLRGSLRDADMFKKAFDYLEFLTIVKLNVSEEELMSFLYPLAHNSSLKSYKRFVFAFSGHGGDGFVCSEDEKKIEVSSIVDVLTPKASSDPLVGIPRLFFFDTCRGEQIDSGFISRGRDEMWKHKIPSTGDMLVAFATTPGYKAFEEEKGGVWTNILTNKLVTSFNSIYDILTEVNKELIIKLQSAQMGSFQQPELIGRLNSIICLLKESGKPPMSFLPPPDTQPACVAARNLSPKLQCARTSGQYFISPKSLLNEFCQSKKFSLPKYSSNLECGIITTTVCIRIEGKVIQYSYQYSKIVLTLTKKLRKECEECAAEIAYSALTKLYGAQSYQESSSAAESDTTRKAKSQLNELFQRYNVGGIKYHSWDGHNFKSTLSYTINGRRYQYNSRRGFSSKQEAEEDAAKLALCDIKQQLRQPFSRGSSGHHYKSMLKEKCSPRYITQPANGGFVSVVDVPQYGPVIGPVGCSMEEAEKLAAQEALRKLDL, encoded by the exons ATGGCAGCGAGATATCCATTGAGGGAAGTCAACATAACAG CTGATGACTGTCCCTCCTTAAAAGACCTACACAATCATGTGGTACCAGGAGCTGCAGTCAAGTGGAGAGATCTTGGTGTACAACTACTAGATCCAACCAGTGGAGACATGTTGGATATTATTGAAAAAGATAACCAAAATGATGTTAAAGAGTGTTGTAAGCGTATGCTTCAAAAGTGGTTAAAGAAAACACCAGATGCCAGCTGGAACCAATTGTTGGAAGCCCTTAGAAGTCCAGATGTTGAATTGAATCATTTAGCCAACCAAATAGAGCAAGAGTTTATGAAAAAAT CTATATCAGCAGGTTCATCTAAGAGTTGCAGAGAAGTCACAACTAACAGtttacataaaattgaagtggAACTTGCAAAAATGACTACTAAGATCGGAGAGGCATTAGACAGAAGTAACATGTTGGTCGCTACATTTACCAATCAACTACAAGGCATTCCGTCTGATAGCAGTAAAAAGGTATCTATATTTGATGAAGAAAAAATCAATTCTGTTGATCAGGTTGGACACATTTGGCTTGATAAAG ATATACCAGTGACCGATAGACACAAAGGTGTTGCTGTGATAATTGGAAATAGTTACACACGAGAAGATGTTTTACCAATTGCAAAGAGAAAACTACACTCTCTAAGAGGTTCACTAAGAGATGCAGATATGTTCAAGAAAGCCTTTGACTATCTTGAGTTCCTCACAATTGTAAAGCTAAATGTATCAGAAGAGGAACTTATGTCGTTTTTATATCCTCTGGCTCATAATTCATCACTAAAGTCTTATAAAAGATTTGTGTTTGCTTTTTCTGGTCATGGAGGAGATGGCTTTGTATGTTCTGAGGATGAGAAAAAGATTGAAGTCAGTAGCATAGTTGATGTGCTAACACCAAAGGCTAGCAGTGACCCATTGGTTGGTATCCCACGATTATTCTTCTTTGATACTTGTCGAGGTGAACAAATTGATTCGGGATTTATTTCTCGTGGTAGAGATGAGATGTGGAAACATAAGATTCCTAGTACTGGAGACATGTTAGTAGCATTTGCTACCACTCCTGGGTACAAGGCATTTGAAGAGGAAAAAGGTGGAGTCTGGACTAACATTCTAACCAACAAACTAGTCACATCTTTCAATAGCATCTATGATATTTTGACAGAAGTGAATAAAGAACTGATTATCAAACTACAATCTGCACAAATGGGTTCTTTTCAGCAGCCAGAACTAATTGGAAGACTGAACTCaattatttgtttgttgaaGGAGTCAG GCAAGCCACCAATGAGTTTCCTACCCCCACCAGATACTCAGCCCGCATGTGTTGCTGCCCGTAACTTATCACCAAAGTTACAGTGTGCAAGAACAAGTGGTCAGTATTTTATATCACCAAAGAGTCTGCTGAATGAGTTTTGTCAATCAAAGAAGTTTTCATTGCCAAAATACTCTAGTAATTTAGAATGTGGTATCATCACCACTACAGTGTGTATTAGGATTGAGGGAAAAGTTATCCAGTACTCATATCAATATAGCAAGATTGTATTAACATTAACTAAGAAACTTCGGAAGGAGTGTGAGGAGTGTGCTGCAGAAATAGCATACTCAGCTTTGACTAAGTTGTATGGAGCTCAAAGCTACCAAGAATCCA GTAGTGCAGCAGAAAGTGATACCACAAGAAAAGCTAAATCCCAACTTAATGAGCTATTTCAGAGATATAATGTTGGTGGAATCAAATATCATTCTTGGGATGGTCACAACTTCAAGTCCACCTTGTCCTATACCATCAATGGAAGACGTTATCAATATAACAGTCGAAGAGGGTTTAGTAGTAAACAAGAAGCTGAGGAAGATGCTGCAAAATTAGCCCTTTGTGATATTAAGCAGCAGTTAAGACAACCATTTAGTAGAGGGAGTTCTGGTCATCATTACAAGTCCATGTTGAAGGAGAAATGTTCACCTCGGTACATCACACAACCAGCTAATGGAGGATTTGTATCAGTTGTGGATGTACCTCAGTATGGGCCAGTGATTGGACCAGTGGGTTGTAGTATGGAGGAAGCTGAGAAGCTTGCAGCACAAGAAGCATTAAGAAAGCTTGACCTGTAA
- the LOC136238534 gene encoding uncharacterized protein isoform X2 — MTTKIGEALDRSNMLVATFTNQLQGIPSDSSKKVSIFDEEKINSVDQVGHIWLDKDIPVTDRHKGVAVIIGNSYTREDVLPIAKRKLHSLRGSLRDADMFKKAFDYLEFLTIVKLNVSEEELMSFLYPLAHNSSLKSYKRFVFAFSGHGGDGFVCSEDEKKIEVSSIVDVLTPKASSDPLVGIPRLFFFDTCRGEQIDSGFISRGRDEMWKHKIPSTGDMLVAFATTPGYKAFEEEKGGVWTNILTNKLVTSFNSIYDILTEVNKELIIKLQSAQMGSFQQPELIGRLNSIICLLKESGKPPMSFLPPPDTQPACVAARNLSPKLQCARTSGQYFISPKSLLNEFCQSKKFSLPKYSSNLECGIITTTVCIRIEGKVIQYSYQYSKIVLTLTKKLRKECEECAAEIAYSALTKLYGAQSYQESSSAAESDTTRKAKSQLNELFQRYNVGGIKYHSWDGHNFKSTLSYTINGRRYQYNSRRGFSSKQEAEEDAAKLALCDIKQQLRQPFSRGSSGHHYKSMLKEKCSPRYITQPANGGFVSVVDVPQYGPVIGPVGCSMEEAEKLAAQEALRKLDL, encoded by the exons ATGACTACTAAGATCGGAGAGGCATTAGACAGAAGTAACATGTTGGTCGCTACATTTACCAATCAACTACAAGGCATTCCGTCTGATAGCAGTAAAAAGGTATCTATATTTGATGAAGAAAAAATCAATTCTGTTGATCAGGTTGGACACATTTGGCTTGATAAAG ATATACCAGTGACCGATAGACACAAAGGTGTTGCTGTGATAATTGGAAATAGTTACACACGAGAAGATGTTTTACCAATTGCAAAGAGAAAACTACACTCTCTAAGAGGTTCACTAAGAGATGCAGATATGTTCAAGAAAGCCTTTGACTATCTTGAGTTCCTCACAATTGTAAAGCTAAATGTATCAGAAGAGGAACTTATGTCGTTTTTATATCCTCTGGCTCATAATTCATCACTAAAGTCTTATAAAAGATTTGTGTTTGCTTTTTCTGGTCATGGAGGAGATGGCTTTGTATGTTCTGAGGATGAGAAAAAGATTGAAGTCAGTAGCATAGTTGATGTGCTAACACCAAAGGCTAGCAGTGACCCATTGGTTGGTATCCCACGATTATTCTTCTTTGATACTTGTCGAGGTGAACAAATTGATTCGGGATTTATTTCTCGTGGTAGAGATGAGATGTGGAAACATAAGATTCCTAGTACTGGAGACATGTTAGTAGCATTTGCTACCACTCCTGGGTACAAGGCATTTGAAGAGGAAAAAGGTGGAGTCTGGACTAACATTCTAACCAACAAACTAGTCACATCTTTCAATAGCATCTATGATATTTTGACAGAAGTGAATAAAGAACTGATTATCAAACTACAATCTGCACAAATGGGTTCTTTTCAGCAGCCAGAACTAATTGGAAGACTGAACTCaattatttgtttgttgaaGGAGTCAG GCAAGCCACCAATGAGTTTCCTACCCCCACCAGATACTCAGCCCGCATGTGTTGCTGCCCGTAACTTATCACCAAAGTTACAGTGTGCAAGAACAAGTGGTCAGTATTTTATATCACCAAAGAGTCTGCTGAATGAGTTTTGTCAATCAAAGAAGTTTTCATTGCCAAAATACTCTAGTAATTTAGAATGTGGTATCATCACCACTACAGTGTGTATTAGGATTGAGGGAAAAGTTATCCAGTACTCATATCAATATAGCAAGATTGTATTAACATTAACTAAGAAACTTCGGAAGGAGTGTGAGGAGTGTGCTGCAGAAATAGCATACTCAGCTTTGACTAAGTTGTATGGAGCTCAAAGCTACCAAGAATCCA GTAGTGCAGCAGAAAGTGATACCACAAGAAAAGCTAAATCCCAACTTAATGAGCTATTTCAGAGATATAATGTTGGTGGAATCAAATATCATTCTTGGGATGGTCACAACTTCAAGTCCACCTTGTCCTATACCATCAATGGAAGACGTTATCAATATAACAGTCGAAGAGGGTTTAGTAGTAAACAAGAAGCTGAGGAAGATGCTGCAAAATTAGCCCTTTGTGATATTAAGCAGCAGTTAAGACAACCATTTAGTAGAGGGAGTTCTGGTCATCATTACAAGTCCATGTTGAAGGAGAAATGTTCACCTCGGTACATCACACAACCAGCTAATGGAGGATTTGTATCAGTTGTGGATGTACCTCAGTATGGGCCAGTGATTGGACCAGTGGGTTGTAGTATGGAGGAAGCTGAGAAGCTTGCAGCACAAGAAGCATTAAGAAAGCTTGACCTGTAA